A window of Oryza glaberrima chromosome 2, OglaRS2, whole genome shotgun sequence genomic DNA:
CCCGGAGTTCTTCACCGGAAACATGGTTGACACCGATGCCTATGTGCCCTCTCTTCATATCTCAGTTCCTCTCCAGGCCGACCATGCCTCCTTGGTGCCCCCTCCATTGGCTATTTGCTTACAGATCTGGCAGTGCTCTTTCGGTGCTTGAGGAGTTTGTTCGTCCGCGGTGTTGGTCTTGTCTGTTTGTAGTTAGGGCTCTTAGGCCTCGTTGGTGCTGGCTTTGTGAACTTGTTGAAGTGCCAAATTTGAAGCGGTGTGCTTACCTCCATGGTGCGAGAGTTCTTTCCTCTTACTTCTTGGAGGTCCTGCACTTTTGAGTGAGTCCGGGGGCAAAAGCCCTGCTTAGTCGTCCGGGATCGGCAATATCGACGCCTGCCGGTGCTGTTTCCTCCTTGGAGGTGTTGCCTTGTGGACTCTCCCCTCCTTGTGTGAAAACTTAGTGCAGCTGTTGGGCGGGTGTCGACAACGGCTTATGTTGTTGTTCACCTCCTTGGAGGTTTCGTCTTAGGTTTTTGCTCTTCCCTCGGCCTTCTGCGGTCCGTAGTCGTTTTTGCCTCAGGCTTTCTGTGTCTCTATGTGTAAGGTTTTTACCGGTTTCACTTTAGCAAACCGTACAGTTGTATAGTTTTTGATCCGGTTTTTCTTATAAATAGGGTCAACTCTATTTTGTAATATTCGCCGCTTccacttaaaaaaaactgactAAAAGCTGTGAATTGTTTCAGCGGTCAAAAAGGTTATTACACGTTTGGTGTGATGGTGGAGAAATGGTCTACTGCGCGCATGATTTTTAGCTTCAACGGTGGTAATGCCAACGAAAATGTAACCGGTCAAATACTCCGAAGCTGCATCCTAAATTCAGGTCCTCTCACTCACTGGCCACTGGGCCTGAGCACTAAATCCACATTCTCTGGTCCCACACCTGTCACCGTCCCATCCCCACCTCGGCCACAGAGAGTACAGCGTAATCAACACTTCAATAACAACCCACATTTCCACAAATTGATAATCCTTACGCGGGAACGACGAAAAAACTCTTTCTTCAGCTACCATTTCGACCCTGCAGTCATCTCACTGACGGGTGTGCCCCACCACATGTGGGCCAACCTATATTTATTCGAAATTTCGAAATCAAATCGGTGCGAGCGATGAGCCGATGAGTAGAGTAGTTAACGGTTAATCAGGAGCACACATAGGAGTATACTCGAGCGAAGCACCGcacccgccgccacctcaccgcccgacgacgacgacgaggccactgcgcggtggggcccacatgtcggcacCAAAATAATTTCGTCTTggtctcttctccctctcctcctcgccttctcctcccccatTTCGTCGGCCTCTCTCGAGTCCTGGACTCCTCCCTCGCCACCTCCCCAAATTAGCAGAAGCCGCGCACCACGCGCACGCGCACGTCCGCGCCGAGGAGGAGCTGGCCTCGCGCGTTCTTCGAGGAGAGACCGCGGGGGAAACCCTAGaggctgcgccgccgctcgccgccggccggccgcggcgggtgGTGGGGCAGGGCCTGACGACGACCGGTTCAACAAGCAGTAAGATCTGAGGTTTTGGGGGTGGGATTAGGGTTGTTGCCGGGGTTTGTTTGGTgttgcggcggcgccgcggagggGGTTCATGGCGGGGTCGAAGTTTGGGTCGTTCAAGTCGGAGAAGGGGAgctcggcgggggcggcggcgggggccggagcggcggcgcagaggaggGACCCATACGAGGTGCTTGGGGTGGGGCGTAATGCCACCGAGCAGGAGATCAAGAGCGCCTTCCGCCGCATGGCCCTCAAGTAAGTAAAGCTTCTTGGATTTGGTCACTTTTGAGTGCTGTTGTTATGTTCGGGAGGGAAGgattttgttcaaatttctGAAGAGCGGAGTGCACTTTTTGGTCAAATTGGCTCACTTTGAATAAATTCATCTCCTGTAACACCAGCACAAGAGCTGTTCACTGAGCTTTTAGAACCGTGTATTAGATTCAAACACCAAACCAAGGCTTCTCCTGTCTCATTTCTGGTAATGGAAATGGGGGCCTCGAGCCCttgctcaaaaagaaaaaaaaagccttctCCTACCTTACGTTCAAAAAGTTGGTAGTATGCTGGTACTTTGCTTTGCTTGTGTGGTAATTGTTGCAGAACGACTGAGCGAtaatgaagtgagtttttttttttctgatttttggtACTGCAGGTACCATCCAGACAAGAATGCAGACGACCCTGTTGCCTCGGACAAGTTTCAAGAAGCCACATTCTCTTACAACATACTGTCAGATCCCGATAAGAGGCGGCAGTATGATTCCTCGGGATTCGAGGTAATTTATGGCATACAAAAGCATGATGTTTGATCTGCTTGATTTTGTCTGCCTGTAATGCTTTTGTTATCTTTCAGGCCATTGAAGCAGATAGTCAGGAACTGGAGTTGGACCTGTCAAGTCTGAACACTGTAAATACAGTGTTTGCTGCCCTGTTTAGGTAGGTTGTTAAGGATAGCCATTTACTTTGATCTTACTTAACCGATTATTTAATTATGCTTATGTTTGTGTAGCAAGCTAGGTGTACCAATCAAGACCACAGTTTCTGCAACAGTTTTAGAGGAAGCATTGAATGGGTCGGTGGGAATTTCCCAACTCGAGCTTGGCCAGTCCGTCTTTAGGAAGGTATTCAACTATCTCCCATAATttactttccatttttttcctgTCAGTGAATAATGTTTCAGATTTCACATATTGGCAGGTGGAAAAGCAATCAGCTCACTTTTATTCTGTGGACATAACAGATAAAGAAGCCAAAATGGGGTTAGTGTGTAGAGTTCAATCAACTGCTAAAAGTAAATTCAAGGTTAGTTGCTAACTTGTTGTTAGTGTTTGTCCGTTATGATCTTTCGACAGTAACTACTCCATTATACAACTTTGTCTGATGAGCATTGCCGCCTCCTAGTTGTATGTTGAAAAGCTTAGCTGACTTTAGCTGTTACTTTCTATTTTCTCTTCTCAACAACAAGAAATGTGGTTGTGATGTGAGCTGTTGTTCTTGAAAAACTTTTTACGGCCAAAGGTGGCAATGTTAATTGCTATAATAATGAACTTGGTTTAGCCGTCTGTCTGTTTCTTCTGAGATTGCCATGATATCTAATTATGATATTCGAAAGTAAAAACAATCAAGTACTTGATACATGTATAATTATACTGTAAGTTTAGAAAGTTTTGCCATGCACAGATTCTAAGGTAAGTTTCTCTTTCTTTCAGTTGCTATATTTCGAGCCTGAAGAAAATGGTGGGTTAAGCCTTGCTTTACAGGTATGTATAGTCTGTTCTTATATTTTGCTAGTCCTAGAAACAAACTAAAAATAGGTTACAAAAAATACTCCTATTTGGGACTAGCTTATTATCTGCGTAAGTTTCTAGCATGAAAATCCAAAACACACTGAGTTGGATATTGTTTTGTCACAGGGTCATCCTGTAAAGTGTTTATGCAATATAATCCACAGCACATTCTGGTTAATTGACAAGTTTGAActatttactctattttttgcACAAGCCAGAGATATACCTCCCTTTTCTAGAACCATTCCTAACCCTATGTTACAATTGGCTGGCACTTCTTTTTCTGTGAATTTTCCTGTAATCTTGAGTGCACCACTACTCCACTAGTAACAGTTGACAAACTATTGTTCCATCACAACTGTGGAGCAAGACAAACTCAGAAAGCCTCTTGGTAGATGTATTTGGTGACTATTCTTTCTGTAAATAAAATACTTAAGTGAGCcttcattctcataatatagaTGGAAAACTTTCCATATTGGCATAACTAGTAAACTTCGAATATTATGATTTTGTGTAGTCAATGTTGCAAGGATGGCCTGTACGATACAAAATATTTACTGCCTAATGATGCCTTTAGGAATCCAGGGTCCTCGACATTAAAAAGCTTTTCTCTGTTTAGCTTAACCTGGAAAGATGCTTCTTGTTTATATGTGGTTTTATGCACCATAGAAGATTAGTTTAAATTAGCAGAGCACTTGGAAAGACACTAGCATGACAAATTCAGGTAATGAAACGGGATTAATTCTGGTTATGTCTGCGTGCTGTATTCAAACATCCGCAACTGACATCTTTTGCCGAAGGCCTTCCAAGTTATATTATTCCCTTTGAAATAAATTCTGGTCTGTGGGATTGACTATTAACATGTTGCTTTGCACCAATACTGCTTTTTCATCCAATTTTCATTCTATCCAGTACCCAATGACAAggatttgatatttttattgtgCTAGTCTTTTGATGTTTTGGGCATGGTTTCAGCTAATGTATCATGTTAGTGCAGGAAGACAGTGTAAAGACAGGGAAAGTTACTTCTGCTGGAATGTTCTTTCTTGGCTTTCCAGTCTATCGCTTTGAACAAAATAATTCAGTGAGTATGCAAGCTATTGTCTGCCTACCTCtctatgtttttgtttttggtgCCTCTTTACCAGCTCTAGTTACTGCCAGGTTGCTGCTGCAAAGGATCCTGATAGTGCATTCTTTAAAAGATTGGATGGCTTTCAACCATGTGAAGTAAATGAACTAAAAGCAGGGACCCATTTTTTTGCTGTCTATGGTACgccatttattttgttgcttGTATTAGTTTGTTATCCCTGGCGGTGTACAATGGCTTTAAAAAGATCAGTCACCTCATTTAGGTGATAATTTCTTCAAGAGTGCAACCTATAATATAGAGGTTGTATGTGCTGAACCCTTTTCTACTGAAAAGGAGAAACTACGATGCGTGGAGGCAAAGATACTTGCAAAACGATCTGAGCTGTCTAAATTTGAGTCTGAGTATAGAGAGGTATAATCCAACCTTTTAAATTGTTTGTGTCCGCAAATCCAAGAGATAGTGTTGTTAATAGCTGAAATTTTCAGGTCTTAGCGAAGTTCACCGAGATGACCAGCAGATACACTCAAGAAATGCAGACGGTACTGTTTGTATTTGTGAAATACTCCTAGTTCATTTCTGCTTCTGACCTTGTTCTGATATCATGTTTTCTTTATAGATCGACGAGCTTCTCAAGGAAAGGAATGCAATTCATGCATCCTACACCAACAACACAACTCTGCAACGGAGTTCCAGTAGCAACAAAGGGAAAACATCCTCTAAAGAGTCCAAAAGTGATGATGACCAAACtgtgaaaaaggaaaagaaatcgAAGAGCAAGTCCATGGAGGGATCCAGAAGTGATGATGATGGTCctagaaaggaaaagaaa
This region includes:
- the LOC127764239 gene encoding chaperone protein dnaJ 16-like, translated to MAGSKFGSFKSEKGSSAGAAAGAGAAAQRRDPYEVLGVGRNATEQEIKSAFRRMALKYHPDKNADDPVASDKFQEATFSYNILSDPDKRRQYDSSGFEAIEADSQELELDLSSLNTVNTVFAALFSKLGVPIKTTVSATVLEEALNGSVGISQLELGQSVFRKVEKQSAHFYSVDITDKEAKMGLVCRVQSTAKSKFKLLYFEPEENGGLSLALQEDSVKTGKVTSAGMFFLGFPVYRFEQNNSVAAAKDPDSAFFKRLDGFQPCEVNELKAGTHFFAVYGDNFFKSATYNIEVVCAEPFSTEKEKLRCVEAKILAKRSELSKFESEYREVLAKFTEMTSRYTQEMQTIDELLKERNAIHASYTNNTTLQRSSSSNKGKTSSKESKSDDDQTVKKEKKSKSKSMEGSRSDDDGPRKEKKPKERLRRKKWFNIHLKVDKRRPC